In the genome of Kitasatospora cathayae, one region contains:
- a CDS encoding MFS transporter, with protein sequence MTVEPARSAPSLSVPAPRATTEPPAAALPVAGGDLSAPPGGRAAWLAWSIGVSVYVLAVIHRTSLGVAGLDAAERFGIGASALSTFSILQVLVYAAMQVPVGLLVDRFGPRRVLLLGVLLLSTGQLAFAFSSSFGPALASRAVLGCGDAMTFISVLRIAARWFPAARNPFVAQLTGLAGMGGNLVTTVVLAQALHSEGWTPTFTAIALLGVAVFALVALFLKDAPVAAVRPVDPPAARPKVRRQVLDCWREPGTRLGLWIHFTTQFPGNAFALLWGMPYLVEAQGMSRGEAGGLLTLLVLSNMSCGFLFGRLLSRSARARMPIVLTVIATTGLGWALVLAWPGGHPPMWLLVGIILVMGSNGPASLVGLDYARSRNPAERLGTASGLVNMGGFIGTMVTLLGIGVLLDALSPAGAEVYSATAFRWAFCWQYVPLAVGTLMILRLRRKVAAAGA encoded by the coding sequence ATGACCGTGGAGCCAGCTCGTTCAGCCCCGTCCCTGTCCGTACCCGCTCCCCGAGCCACCACGGAGCCCCCGGCCGCCGCCCTTCCCGTAGCCGGCGGCGACCTTTCCGCCCCGCCCGGCGGGCGCGCGGCCTGGCTGGCCTGGTCCATCGGCGTCAGCGTGTACGTCCTGGCAGTCATCCACCGCACCAGCCTCGGGGTGGCCGGACTGGACGCCGCCGAGCGCTTCGGCATCGGCGCCTCGGCGCTGTCCACCTTCTCGATCCTCCAGGTGCTGGTCTACGCGGCCATGCAGGTCCCGGTCGGCCTGCTGGTCGACCGGTTCGGACCGCGCCGGGTGCTGCTGCTCGGCGTGCTGCTGCTGAGCACCGGCCAGCTGGCCTTCGCCTTCAGCTCCTCCTTCGGCCCGGCGCTGGCCTCCCGGGCGGTGCTCGGCTGCGGCGACGCGATGACCTTCATCAGCGTGCTGCGGATAGCCGCCCGGTGGTTCCCGGCGGCCAGGAACCCGTTCGTCGCCCAGCTGACCGGCCTGGCCGGGATGGGCGGCAACCTGGTCACCACCGTGGTGCTCGCCCAGGCGCTGCACAGCGAGGGCTGGACGCCCACCTTCACGGCGATCGCGCTGCTCGGCGTGGCGGTGTTCGCGCTGGTCGCGCTGTTCCTCAAGGACGCGCCGGTGGCCGCCGTACGACCGGTCGACCCGCCGGCCGCCCGCCCCAAGGTCCGACGGCAGGTCCTCGACTGCTGGCGGGAGCCGGGCACCCGGCTGGGCCTGTGGATCCACTTCACCACCCAGTTCCCCGGCAACGCCTTCGCCCTGCTCTGGGGCATGCCCTACCTGGTCGAGGCCCAGGGCATGTCCCGGGGTGAGGCGGGCGGGCTGCTGACCCTGCTGGTGCTCTCCAACATGAGCTGCGGGTTCCTCTTCGGCCGGCTGCTCTCCCGCTCGGCGCGGGCCCGGATGCCCATCGTGCTCACCGTCATCGCCACCACCGGCCTCGGCTGGGCGCTCGTCCTGGCCTGGCCCGGCGGACACCCGCCGATGTGGCTACTGGTCGGGATCATCCTGGTCATGGGCAGCAACGGCCCGGCCTCGCTGGTCGGCCTGGACTACGCACGCTCCCGCAATCCGGCCGAGCGGCTCGGCACCGCCTCCGGGCTCGTCAACATGGGCGGCTTCATCGGCACGATGGTCACCCTCCTCGGCATCGGGGTGCTCCTGGACGCCCTCTCCCCGGCCGGCGCCGAGGTGTACTCGGCCACCGCCTTCCGCTGGGCGTTCTGCTGGCAGTACGTGCCGCTGGCGGTGGGGACGCTGATGATCCTGCGGCTCCGGCGGAAGGTCGCTGCGGCCGGCGCATAG
- a CDS encoding BRO-N domain-containing protein, with translation MDDEQGQQEEMVLVRSSFPVTGQPIRVVMIDGEPWFVTADVCRVLGRKNPADALKRLEDRQHRTVDMRFVTIAKSDGYGDSAGQKLYGRGNPFLRVVSEAGLYSLLMRSNKTSSKPFRDWVTEELLPSIRRGDTDIPTQQRRMAETLAEAIGQRVRIVAEIDHEDWPGLTVHSDGTVHCRHGEMVLHLPSREEDSGPPFGAYFACPGGERVGIRGSRVVPGCPKLKLADLIRLREAATEQPQPVVRPAPSPTVPPEGTVLCLIDRVQLYGRPPEITEVLRGLGL, from the coding sequence ATGGACGACGAACAGGGACAGCAGGAAGAGATGGTGCTGGTGCGGTCGAGCTTCCCGGTCACGGGGCAGCCGATCCGCGTCGTGATGATCGACGGGGAGCCGTGGTTCGTCACGGCGGACGTGTGTCGGGTGCTGGGCCGAAAGAACCCGGCCGATGCCCTCAAGAGGCTGGAGGATCGCCAGCACCGCACCGTCGACATGCGGTTCGTAACCATCGCCAAAAGCGATGGTTACGGCGACTCCGCAGGTCAGAAACTGTACGGCCGTGGGAATCCATTCCTGCGCGTGGTGAGTGAGGCGGGGCTCTACTCGCTGCTGATGAGGTCCAACAAGACGTCCTCGAAACCGTTCAGGGACTGGGTCACCGAAGAGCTGCTCCCGTCCATCCGCCGAGGGGACACCGACATCCCGACCCAGCAGCGGCGGATGGCGGAGACCCTGGCCGAGGCGATCGGCCAGCGGGTGCGGATCGTCGCGGAGATCGACCACGAGGACTGGCCCGGCCTGACCGTCCACTCGGACGGGACGGTCCACTGCCGGCACGGGGAGATGGTCCTTCACCTGCCGAGCCGGGAGGAGGACAGCGGACCGCCGTTCGGCGCGTACTTCGCCTGCCCGGGCGGGGAGCGGGTCGGGATCCGCGGCAGCCGGGTCGTCCCGGGCTGCCCGAAGCTGAAGCTGGCGGACCTGATCCGCCTCCGAGAAGCAGCAACTGAGCAACCGCAGCCAGTGGTCCGCCCAGCTCCGTCACCGACCGTGCCTCCGGAGGGCACTGTTCTCTGCCTCATTGACCGGGTCCAGCTCTACGGTCGACCACCAGAAATCACCGAAGTCCTCCGCGGCCTCGGGTTGTAG
- a CDS encoding maleylpyruvate isomerase family mycothiol-dependent enzyme: MTDNQTVQAYTEAWTQSVESISELVAPLPEGSWNRATECPGWSVRDVISHVIAVESELLGDPRPIHSLPRDLRHVTTEFARYVELPVDKRRCHTALEMTSELEYTIIRRSRALRNAKQTPGEPVRSPAGPLARDIPYHELLRLRAFDVWVHEQDLRRALDTPGNLDAPGALVARDFLLALLPKAVARQAGAPAGTTLVVDVTGPVEFLRTVRVDSTGRGSVDESISLAPDVQLTMGWETYVRLACGRGRPGPVSVEGDKELAERVLANFSVTI, encoded by the coding sequence GTGACGGACAACCAGACCGTGCAGGCTTACACCGAGGCGTGGACGCAGAGCGTCGAGTCCATATCGGAGCTGGTCGCCCCCCTCCCCGAAGGCTCCTGGAACCGGGCCACCGAGTGCCCCGGCTGGTCGGTCCGGGACGTCATCTCGCACGTGATCGCGGTCGAGTCCGAGCTGCTCGGCGACCCGCGCCCGATCCACTCGCTGCCGCGTGACCTTCGCCACGTGACCACCGAGTTCGCCCGCTACGTCGAACTGCCGGTCGACAAGCGCCGCTGCCACACCGCGCTGGAGATGACCAGCGAGCTGGAGTACACGATCATCCGTCGCTCCCGCGCGCTCCGGAACGCCAAGCAGACGCCCGGGGAACCGGTGCGCTCGCCGGCCGGGCCGCTGGCCAGGGACATCCCCTACCACGAGCTGCTGCGCCTGCGGGCCTTCGACGTCTGGGTGCACGAGCAGGACCTGCGCCGGGCCCTGGACACCCCCGGCAACCTGGACGCCCCCGGCGCGCTGGTCGCCCGGGACTTCCTGCTGGCGCTGCTGCCCAAGGCCGTCGCCCGCCAGGCCGGCGCCCCGGCCGGGACGACGCTGGTGGTCGACGTGACCGGCCCGGTGGAGTTCCTGCGCACCGTGCGGGTGGACTCCACCGGCCGCGGCAGCGTGGACGAGTCGATCAGCCTGGCCCCCGACGTCCAGCTCACCATGGGCTGGGAGACCTACGTCCGGCTCGCCTGCGGCCGCGGCCGGCCAGGCCCGGTGAGCGTCGAGGGCGACAAGGAGCTGGCCGAGCGGGTGCTCGCCAACTTCTCCGTCACCATCTGA